The proteins below are encoded in one region of Halalkalicoccus jeotgali B3:
- a CDS encoding PAS domain S-box protein, with protein MSETEHVPIEVLYVGDPEAAARTRRAIESDRRAFEVRTATDDDLTRLTESSIDCILGEHDPPETDGLALLDRVREVDAALPVFLRVDDEDAVETAISAGVTDVLPAEIEPRRGALLGTRIADAVEAREHVARRKEPCALGTADARFRSLAENAAFSVITIDEDNVVQYANEAVEAMFGYAPEEMVGDSLDKIVPDRLEQPHFEAVSRYLREGDRRLDWDWTELPASHRDGHEFPVGISFGEYVEDGSHLFTGVIRDITERKRHQRDLEQYEAIIEAMDDAVYVLDGRGRFEFVNGAFTELTGYEAASVVGEGVDCIKDPETTAMFERVLGEMLSTGIDETTVEFEIRTEDGERIPCEDHLAPRIDDGEFNGVVGAIRDVSERRERQRELDRKTDLLEHTQRMATVGGWELDLVEETLRCTDEVYRIHGLSFEDELNRESVLGYYHPEDVPTIEEAIERAIKDGDPFDIEARITTADGNVRWVRVAGKPHQESGETVLIRGAFQDVTEQKRHERMLAALHDATRELMAVRTPEDVADIVVETVVDVLDHPLVGVHYHDPDTDGLVPIALTPAAEEMIGRPPTFEAGSGLAWEAFETGEAAVYDDVRTTSEVYNHETPIRSGMYVPLGDHGVVLVGSTAVGEFDESDLGLVQVLAANAEVAIDRSDREQALREHQLGLARERDRFAALFDYIPDPAVTVDFRDGDLIVTSVNDGFEEVFGYDAETAVGRSLNDLIVPPDRREEAAEIDRTAMAGEQITAEVHRRTADGDVHEFLFRNVPIDSEGTEAFGIYTDVSEHRRHEEYRRRLYELWSDTDTVGDGRIGRALELGREYLDADGAFLTRLEDDRHRILEVRGSDGNVRPDEEWSLPESYCQETIGRDGPVAVPNVVDAEWDDDPVAGRFGFDSYVTSELAVNGERYGLVCFASRAPRESDFTNLELAFVDLLVRGVTSELERRNHERELERQNERLEGFASLISHDLRNPLTVASGYLEVLDVPEEQREFLGKVQSAHDRMERIIEDVLTLARQGKAIGETRSVSLAEVVEDAWENVETAEARLVVDGDPGCVAADGSRLEEVFENLFRNAIEHGSEGVTCRVGATPDGFYVEDDGPGVPAEDREAVFEYGHTTTESGTGLGLSIVSTIVEAHGWTVTVTDGTDGGARFEFSVHPSSTEGDPGTRHSGA; from the coding sequence ATGAGCGAGACGGAGCACGTACCGATAGAGGTCCTCTACGTCGGCGACCCCGAGGCAGCCGCCCGGACGCGTCGAGCCATCGAAAGCGACCGTCGCGCCTTCGAGGTGCGGACGGCCACCGACGACGACCTCACGCGACTCACCGAATCGAGTATCGACTGCATCCTCGGCGAGCACGACCCACCGGAAACCGACGGTCTCGCGCTCCTCGATCGGGTTCGTGAGGTCGACGCAGCCCTCCCCGTGTTCCTCCGAGTCGACGACGAGGACGCCGTCGAGACGGCCATCTCCGCAGGCGTCACTGACGTCCTCCCGGCCGAGATCGAGCCCCGTCGGGGAGCGCTTCTCGGAACGCGGATCGCGGACGCGGTCGAGGCGCGCGAACACGTAGCGCGTCGGAAGGAGCCCTGCGCGCTCGGGACCGCCGACGCGCGCTTTCGGTCGCTCGCCGAAAACGCCGCCTTCTCCGTGATCACGATCGACGAGGACAACGTCGTCCAGTACGCCAACGAGGCCGTCGAGGCGATGTTCGGCTACGCCCCCGAGGAGATGGTCGGGGACTCGCTGGACAAGATCGTTCCCGACCGCCTCGAACAGCCCCACTTCGAGGCGGTCAGTCGCTATCTCCGCGAGGGCGATCGGCGGCTGGACTGGGACTGGACCGAACTGCCCGCGAGCCACCGCGACGGCCACGAGTTCCCCGTCGGAATCTCCTTCGGAGAGTACGTCGAGGACGGATCCCACCTCTTTACGGGCGTCATCCGCGACATCACCGAGCGAAAGCGCCACCAGCGCGACCTCGAACAGTACGAGGCGATCATCGAGGCGATGGACGACGCGGTCTACGTCCTCGACGGGCGGGGCCGCTTCGAGTTCGTCAACGGGGCGTTCACCGAACTGACGGGCTACGAGGCCGCGAGCGTCGTCGGCGAGGGCGTCGACTGTATCAAAGACCCCGAGACGACCGCGATGTTCGAGCGGGTCCTCGGGGAGATGCTCTCTACGGGAATCGACGAGACCACCGTCGAGTTCGAGATCCGAACCGAAGACGGCGAGCGAATCCCCTGTGAGGACCACTTGGCGCCCCGCATCGACGACGGGGAGTTCAACGGCGTCGTGGGCGCGATCCGCGACGTCTCGGAGCGCCGCGAACGCCAGCGCGAACTCGACCGCAAGACCGATCTGCTCGAACACACACAGCGAATGGCTACCGTCGGCGGCTGGGAACTCGACCTCGTCGAGGAGACGCTGCGGTGTACCGACGAGGTCTACCGGATCCACGGGTTGTCGTTCGAGGACGAGCTAAATAGAGAGAGCGTCCTCGGATACTACCATCCCGAGGACGTCCCGACCATCGAGGAGGCCATCGAGCGCGCGATCAAAGACGGCGACCCCTTCGACATCGAGGCCAGGATCACGACCGCGGACGGGAACGTCCGCTGGGTCCGAGTCGCGGGAAAGCCCCACCAGGAGAGCGGCGAGACAGTGCTGATCCGTGGGGCGTTCCAGGACGTCACCGAACAGAAGCGACACGAGCGGATGCTGGCGGCGCTCCACGACGCGACGCGGGAACTCATGGCCGTTCGGACGCCGGAAGACGTGGCCGATATCGTCGTCGAGACGGTCGTCGACGTGCTCGATCACCCGTTGGTCGGCGTCCACTACCACGATCCGGATACCGACGGTCTCGTCCCGATCGCCCTGACGCCGGCGGCCGAGGAGATGATCGGTCGGCCGCCGACCTTTGAAGCCGGTTCGGGATTGGCGTGGGAAGCCTTCGAGACGGGCGAGGCGGCCGTCTACGACGACGTCCGTACCACAAGCGAAGTGTACAACCACGAGACGCCGATCCGAAGCGGGATGTACGTACCACTCGGTGACCACGGCGTAGTCCTCGTGGGATCGACCGCGGTCGGGGAGTTCGACGAGTCGGACCTCGGGCTGGTACAGGTGCTCGCAGCCAACGCCGAGGTCGCGATCGATCGCTCGGATCGCGAGCAAGCCCTACGCGAACACCAACTCGGGCTCGCCCGCGAGCGCGACCGGTTCGCGGCGCTGTTCGACTACATCCCGGATCCGGCCGTGACGGTCGATTTCCGCGACGGCGATCTGATCGTCACGTCGGTCAACGATGGCTTCGAGGAGGTGTTCGGCTACGACGCCGAGACGGCGGTCGGCCGGTCGCTGAACGACCTCATCGTTCCCCCCGACCGTAGGGAGGAGGCGGCCGAGATCGACCGGACGGCGATGGCGGGCGAGCAGATCACGGCGGAGGTCCACCGGCGGACGGCCGACGGGGACGTCCACGAGTTCCTCTTCCGGAACGTCCCGATCGACTCCGAGGGGACAGAGGCGTTCGGGATCTACACCGACGTCAGCGAACACCGCAGACACGAGGAGTACCGCCGCCGACTGTACGAACTCTGGTCTGACACCGACACGGTCGGCGACGGCCGGATCGGGCGTGCGCTCGAACTCGGACGCGAGTACCTCGACGCCGACGGGGCCTTCCTCACGCGTCTGGAGGACGACAGACACCGGATCCTCGAAGTCCGCGGGTCGGACGGGAACGTCCGGCCGGACGAGGAGTGGTCGCTACCGGAGTCGTACTGTCAAGAGACGATCGGCCGGGATGGACCGGTCGCCGTCCCCAATGTCGTAGACGCCGAGTGGGACGACGATCCCGTCGCCGGGCGCTTCGGGTTCGACTCCTACGTCACCTCGGAACTCGCCGTCAACGGCGAGCGCTACGGCCTCGTCTGTTTCGCAAGTCGCGCGCCGCGCGAGTCGGACTTCACCAACCTCGAACTGGCGTTCGTCGACCTCCTCGTTCGCGGGGTCACAAGCGAACTCGAACGACGGAACCACGAGCGGGAACTCGAACGGCAAAACGAGCGCCTCGAAGGGTTTGCGAGCCTGATTTCACACGACCTCCGCAACCCGCTGACGGTCGCCAGCGGCTACCTCGAAGTCCTCGACGTTCCGGAGGAACAACGCGAGTTCCTCGGGAAGGTTCAGAGTGCTCACGACCGAATGGAACGGATCATCGAGGACGTCCTGACGCTCGCCCGCCAGGGAAAGGCCATCGGCGAGACGCGATCCGTTTCGCTCGCGGAGGTGGTCGAGGACGCCTGGGAGAACGTCGAGACTGCTGAGGCACGACTCGTCGTCGATGGCGATCCGGGGTGTGTCGCGGCCGACGGGAGTCGACTGGAGGAGGTCTTCGAGAACCTGTTTCGCAACGCGATCGAACACGGAAGCGAGGGGGTGACGTGTCGTGTCGGCGCGACACCCGACGGGTTCTACGTCGAAGACGACGGGCCCGGGGTCCCGGCGGAGGACCGTGAGGCGGTCTTCGAATACGGTCACACCACCACCGAATCCGGCACCGGCCTTGGACTGTCGATCGTCAGCACTATCGTTGAGGCACACGGGTGGACGGTGACGGTCACGGACGGCACCGACGGCGGTGCTCGATTCGAGTTCTCGGTCCATCCGTCATCGACGGAGGGCGACCCGGGGACGCGTCACTCGGGGGCGTGA
- a CDS encoding amidohydrolase has protein sequence MTHAADLLFRNAEVHTLVEPDATHEALAIRDGRIVRVGKTYEIEFLEGVETDVIDCEGRVVLPGFVDAHTHMETLGRYLVHADLSGAGGPDDCVEHLRESADERGDHEWILGFGYDESRWDAGYLTSTDLDRVSGERPVAAFREDMHVASLNTVARERYEDDMPTGDVKGDGVIVEEAVDVVYEAIAPGPEETRELLVAAGEYANARGVTGVHDMVRNSHAPRVYRDLDDEDTLTHRVRINYWSDHLDAVSEAGLRTNHGSEMVRTGAIKTYTDGSFGGRTAKLTEPYEGGGTGQWVVPPEELRELIKRADGEGYQLSVHAIGDRAIEETLDAMEIRDDPGAARHRIEHAELLSEEAIERFAESGIVASVQPNFLKWAGDGGLYDDRLGDERRTRTNRYRDLLDAGARLAFGSDCMPLDPLLGVHHAVTASEPSQRLSVTEALRAYTSGAAYAGFDEHRLGTAEPGKLADLVVLEESPWENDDRIDDIEIATTLVDGTVVYDAR, from the coding sequence ATGACGCACGCCGCGGATCTGCTGTTTCGAAACGCCGAGGTACACACACTCGTCGAGCCCGACGCGACCCACGAGGCACTCGCGATTCGGGACGGTCGGATCGTCCGCGTGGGTAAGACCTATGAGATCGAATTCCTCGAGGGCGTGGAGACGGATGTGATCGACTGTGAGGGCCGAGTCGTCCTCCCCGGGTTCGTCGACGCCCACACCCACATGGAGACGCTCGGGCGATACCTCGTCCACGCCGACCTCTCGGGGGCAGGTGGGCCCGACGACTGCGTCGAGCACCTCCGCGAGTCGGCCGACGAGCGAGGGGACCACGAGTGGATCCTCGGCTTTGGCTACGACGAGAGCCGGTGGGACGCGGGATATCTCACCAGCACGGACCTCGACCGCGTCAGCGGGGAGCGGCCGGTAGCGGCTTTTCGCGAGGACATGCACGTCGCCTCGCTCAACACCGTCGCCCGCGAGCGCTACGAGGACGACATGCCCACCGGGGACGTCAAGGGCGACGGCGTGATCGTCGAGGAGGCCGTCGACGTCGTCTACGAGGCGATCGCCCCCGGCCCCGAAGAGACACGCGAGCTCCTCGTCGCCGCGGGTGAATACGCCAACGCCCGCGGGGTGACCGGTGTCCACGACATGGTCAGGAACTCCCACGCCCCGCGTGTCTACCGGGACCTCGACGACGAGGACACCCTCACCCACCGGGTCCGCATCAACTACTGGAGCGATCACCTCGATGCCGTCTCGGAGGCCGGTTTGCGGACGAATCACGGCAGCGAGATGGTTCGAACGGGCGCGATCAAGACCTACACGGACGGGAGTTTCGGCGGCCGGACCGCGAAACTCACCGAGCCCTACGAGGGGGGCGGGACCGGCCAGTGGGTCGTCCCTCCGGAAGAACTGCGCGAACTGATCAAGCGCGCCGACGGCGAGGGATACCAGCTCTCAGTACACGCCATCGGGGATCGGGCGATCGAGGAGACCCTCGACGCCATGGAAATACGCGACGACCCGGGCGCGGCGCGCCACCGGATCGAACACGCCGAACTCCTTTCCGAGGAGGCGATCGAGCGCTTTGCCGAGTCGGGAATCGTCGCGAGCGTCCAGCCGAATTTCCTCAAGTGGGCCGGAGACGGCGGGCTCTACGACGATCGACTCGGAGACGAACGCCGAACGCGGACGAACCGCTATCGGGACCTGCTGGATGCGGGTGCACGCCTCGCCTTCGGCAGCGACTGTATGCCCCTCGATCCGCTTCTCGGGGTTCACCACGCCGTTACCGCCTCCGAACCGAGCCAGCGACTCTCGGTCACGGAGGCGCTTCGGGCCTACACCTCGGGGGCGGCCTACGCCGGCTTCGACGAACACCGTCTCGGCACGGCAGAACCCGGCAAACTGGCCGATCTCGTCGTCCTGGAGGAGTCGCCGTGGGAGAACGACGACCGGATCGACGACATCGAGATCGCGACGACCCTCGTCGACGGCACAGTCGTCTACGACGCCCGCTAA
- a CDS encoding DUF7113 family protein, with the protein MLLIQGSAGGTTLTGTLFERGERAPTFRGAPDEDAPYVWVCDEFYEVESGGSEMEVGGRTMHVAFESPMPRGFDTREQGIAAAKEHVRTQFARIGIPPADVELAVEKAEPGAEL; encoded by the coding sequence ATGCTTCTCATTCAGGGTAGCGCGGGCGGCACGACGCTGACCGGGACGCTCTTCGAGCGTGGCGAGCGCGCACCCACATTTCGGGGCGCGCCCGACGAGGACGCCCCCTACGTCTGGGTCTGCGACGAGTTCTACGAGGTCGAAAGCGGCGGTTCGGAGATGGAGGTCGGCGGTCGGACGATGCACGTCGCCTTCGAGTCGCCCATGCCACGGGGCTTTGACACCCGTGAACAGGGGATCGCCGCCGCGAAAGAACACGTCCGCACGCAGTTCGCCCGGATCGGTATCCCCCCTGCCGACGTGGAACTCGCCGTCGAGAAGGCAGAACCGGGTGCGGAACTATAG
- the hmgA gene encoding hydroxymethylglutaryl-CoA reductase (NADPH) gives MNDPAALAARVREGDLRLHELEEHADPETAAAARRKLLEAETDADLGTVGDFSFSAGDAEPNIENMIGGAQLPMGVVGPVPINTDGDSAGGAAGGEHYLPLATTEGALVASVNRGCSVIRTAGGANARVTKSGMTRAPVFRVAGIAEAAEIVEWVQGSIEKLCEKAEGTTNHGELLDITPYVVGDNVFLRFRFDSKDAMGMNMVTIATQAACDLIEEETTASLVALSGNLCSDKKPAAINAIEGRGRSVTADVTIPREVVEERLHTTPEAIAEANTRKNLIGSAKAGSLGFNAHAANTIAAAFLATGQDAAQVVEGSNAITTAEVKDDSLYASLSIASLEVGTVGGGTKLPTQAEALDVLGLSGGGDPPGSNADALAEIIATGALAGELSLLAALASRHLSSAHEDLGR, from the coding sequence ATGAACGATCCAGCAGCCCTCGCGGCGCGCGTCCGCGAGGGCGACCTGCGCCTGCACGAGCTCGAAGAGCACGCCGACCCCGAGACGGCCGCCGCCGCCCGCCGGAAGCTGCTCGAAGCCGAAACCGACGCCGACCTCGGCACAGTTGGCGACTTCTCCTTTTCGGCGGGCGATGCCGAGCCCAACATCGAGAACATGATCGGTGGCGCACAGCTCCCAATGGGCGTCGTCGGCCCGGTTCCGATCAATACCGATGGCGACTCGGCGGGCGGCGCGGCCGGGGGCGAGCACTACCTGCCGCTCGCGACCACGGAGGGCGCGCTCGTCGCCTCGGTCAACCGGGGCTGTTCGGTCATTCGGACCGCCGGTGGCGCGAACGCTCGCGTCACGAAGTCGGGGATGACCCGTGCGCCCGTCTTCCGCGTCGCGGGGATCGCCGAGGCCGCCGAGATCGTCGAATGGGTCCAGGGCAGTATCGAAAAATTGTGTGAGAAAGCGGAGGGGACGACGAATCACGGCGAGCTACTCGATATCACGCCGTACGTCGTCGGCGACAACGTCTTCCTCAGGTTCCGGTTCGACTCGAAGGACGCGATGGGGATGAATATGGTGACGATCGCGACCCAGGCCGCGTGCGACCTGATCGAAGAGGAGACCACCGCATCGCTGGTCGCGCTCTCGGGCAACCTCTGTTCGGATAAAAAACCCGCCGCGATCAACGCGATCGAGGGCCGCGGCAGGAGCGTCACCGCCGACGTGACGATCCCCCGTGAGGTCGTCGAGGAGCGCCTCCACACCACCCCCGAGGCGATCGCGGAGGCGAACACCAGAAAGAACCTGATCGGGAGCGCGAAGGCCGGCAGTCTGGGGTTCAACGCCCACGCCGCGAACACGATCGCGGCGGCCTTTCTCGCGACGGGCCAGGACGCCGCCCAAGTAGTTGAAGGTTCGAACGCGATCACGACCGCCGAGGTCAAGGACGACTCGCTGTACGCGAGCCTCTCGATCGCCAGCCTCGAAGTCGGGACGGTTGGCGGCGGAACGAAACTGCCGACGCAGGCCGAGGCACTCGACGTTCTGGGTCTGAGCGGCGGCGGTGACCCACCCGGCTCGAACGCCGACGCGCTCGCGGAGATCATCGCGACGGGCGCGCTCGCGGGCGAACTCTCGCTGCTGGCTGCGCTCGCCTCGCGGCACCTCTCCAGTGCCCACGAGGACCTCGGGCGCTAA
- a CDS encoding DNA double-strand break repair nuclease NurA, translating into MTLDPVHFEGIAALARQVGREVDDASHREFAERVWESFLDPLEVDGRRVLEPLDRQYRKRVAIEDAALCERPFPESYGIDSGTINPTTYKNGVVMDVAHAAMGCVPTDLDCHRSRTVVIGLHIDDDALTFDEDWVIYDEGYSRRRVLLLRDIERRRYTEATVHALSLYLAESEHALANADGINDLLILDGPLYPKGLLSWRDREPELADQLEAKTPREVVASYVQLVEGFLERGVPLAGFVKNPASKRITNALGERTPAPWTDDAALFVRLLEQHEDGERVRDELTYTNWFVSRAGTNRMFAKDGDALGLERRHTAADYEVTFFAIYDPRDDLLYTVEAPYGVTKDEETRTALQTQMLAEVATQRDPPEAVAKADELARISAREKDSLRRMIEDELDTELTRTYDDRRWGGDETFF; encoded by the coding sequence ATGACGCTGGATCCGGTCCACTTCGAGGGGATCGCTGCGCTGGCCCGGCAGGTCGGCCGCGAGGTCGACGACGCCTCCCACCGGGAGTTCGCCGAGCGCGTCTGGGAGTCGTTTCTCGACCCCCTCGAAGTCGACGGCCGTCGGGTGCTCGAACCGCTCGACCGCCAGTACCGAAAGCGCGTCGCCATCGAGGACGCCGCCCTCTGTGAACGGCCCTTCCCCGAGAGCTACGGGATCGACTCGGGGACGATCAACCCCACGACCTACAAGAACGGCGTCGTGATGGACGTCGCGCATGCCGCAATGGGCTGTGTACCGACGGATTTGGATTGTCACCGCTCTCGGACCGTGGTGATCGGGCTGCATATCGACGACGATGCGCTCACCTTCGATGAGGACTGGGTGATCTACGACGAGGGCTACAGCCGTCGGCGAGTCCTCTTGCTTCGGGATATCGAGCGCCGCCGGTACACCGAGGCGACCGTCCACGCCCTCTCGCTGTACCTCGCAGAAAGCGAACACGCGCTCGCCAACGCCGACGGGATCAACGACCTACTGATCCTCGACGGGCCGCTCTACCCCAAGGGACTGCTGAGCTGGCGCGATCGCGAACCCGAACTCGCAGACCAGCTCGAAGCGAAAACACCACGCGAAGTGGTCGCGAGCTACGTCCAACTCGTCGAGGGGTTCTTAGAGAGGGGGGTGCCACTTGCGGGCTTCGTCAAAAACCCCGCGTCGAAGCGGATCACGAACGCCCTCGGCGAGCGCACGCCCGCACCCTGGACCGACGACGCGGCGCTGTTCGTGCGCCTGCTCGAACAGCACGAGGACGGCGAGCGGGTCCGGGACGAACTCACCTACACCAACTGGTTCGTCTCGCGGGCCGGCACGAACCGGATGTTCGCCAAGGACGGCGACGCCCTCGGCTTGGAACGGCGCCACACGGCGGCGGACTACGAGGTTACCTTCTTTGCGATCTACGATCCGCGCGACGACCTGCTCTACACCGTCGAGGCGCCCTACGGAGTGACGAAAGACGAGGAAACACGCACCGCACTCCAGACACAGATGCTCGCGGAGGTCGCCACCCAGCGTGACCCGCCGGAGGCGGTGGCGAAAGCCGACGAACTCGCACGCATCAGCGCCCGCGAGAAGGACTCGTTGCGCCGGATGATCGAGGACGAACTCGACACCGAACTCACGCGGACCTACGACGACCGACGATGGGGCGGCGATGAGACCTTTTTCTGA
- the gpmI gene encoding 2,3-bisphosphoglycerate-independent phosphoglycerate mutase has translation MDGALIVLDGWGLREPGDDGGRDAVASAETPTFDRIRESGAFGRLDPTGRRVGLPEGQMGNSEVGHLNIGAGRVVKQAYTRINDAVSDGAFRTNEALAGVFDHVEGSGGRVHFLGLVSAGGVHSDQKHLHALIEWAADRGVEAVTHAFTDGRDTDPKSGAGYLRELEEVIEKAGTGEVATVSGRYYAMDRDTNWERTRKAYDAMVNREAEYTAPSGTAAVEAAYDRGETDEFVEPTLVESGPTTRDGDSTEQRSAGDRLAIRDDDAAIFFNFRGDRGRQLTRMLQDIRPEWDVDTPAPDVHLVAMTQYDKTFDVPVAFPPNQPADTLGEVLADRGKTQLRTAESEKYAHVTYFLNGGREIEFDGEIREIVSSPDVPTYDLQPQMSAPELTDNTISIVKGEEPDVVVLNYANPDMVGHTGDFEAAVEAVEAVDAQLDRLLETLSAHSAHVIVTADHGNADDMGTEESPHTAHTYNPVPMIYLDPDGTGGEYAVREGGSLCDLAPTLLERIGIDRPEAMTGEPLLIDRA, from the coding sequence ATGGACGGCGCACTCATCGTGTTGGACGGCTGGGGACTTCGCGAACCGGGCGACGACGGCGGTCGGGATGCGGTCGCAAGCGCCGAAACACCCACCTTCGACCGGATCCGGGAGTCGGGTGCGTTCGGCCGGCTGGATCCGACGGGCCGGCGCGTCGGCCTCCCCGAGGGCCAGATGGGAAACAGCGAGGTCGGTCACCTCAACATCGGCGCCGGCCGAGTCGTCAAACAGGCCTACACCCGGATCAACGACGCAGTTTCTGACGGCGCATTTCGCACGAACGAGGCGTTGGCCGGGGTGTTCGACCATGTAGAGGGGTCAGGCGGCCGCGTCCACTTTCTCGGCCTCGTCAGTGCCGGTGGGGTTCACTCCGACCAGAAACACCTCCACGCGCTGATCGAATGGGCCGCAGATCGGGGCGTCGAGGCCGTCACCCATGCCTTTACCGACGGCCGGGACACAGACCCGAAAAGCGGCGCGGGCTATCTGCGCGAGCTAGAGGAAGTCATCGAAAAGGCAGGAACGGGCGAGGTCGCGACCGTTTCCGGCAGGTACTACGCGATGGACCGGGACACGAACTGGGAGCGCACCAGAAAAGCCTACGACGCGATGGTGAATCGCGAGGCCGAGTACACCGCCCCGTCGGGGACCGCGGCGGTCGAGGCGGCCTACGACCGCGGCGAGACCGACGAGTTCGTCGAGCCGACGCTCGTAGAGAGCGGTCCCACGACACGGGACGGTGACAGCACCGAGCAGCGTTCGGCTGGCGACCGTCTCGCGATACGAGACGATGACGCGGCGATCTTCTTCAACTTCCGGGGCGACCGGGGGCGTCAGCTCACACGCATGCTCCAGGACATCCGCCCCGAATGGGACGTCGATACGCCCGCGCCCGACGTGCATCTGGTCGCGATGACTCAGTACGACAAGACCTTCGACGTGCCCGTTGCCTTCCCGCCAAACCAGCCCGCGGACACGCTCGGGGAGGTACTCGCTGATCGTGGAAAGACACAGCTTCGAACCGCCGAATCCGAGAAGTACGCCCACGTCACCTACTTCCTGAACGGGGGACGGGAAATCGAGTTCGACGGTGAGATCCGCGAGATCGTTTCGAGTCCGGACGTGCCGACCTACGACCTCCAGCCCCAGATGAGCGCCCCCGAACTCACCGACAACACGATCTCCATCGTCAAGGGCGAAGAACCCGACGTCGTCGTACTCAACTACGCGAACCCCGACATGGTCGGCCATACGGGCGATTTCGAAGCGGCGGTCGAGGCCGTCGAGGCCGTCGACGCTCAGTTGGACCGACTGCTCGAAACGCTCTCGGCCCACAGCGCGCACGTCATCGTCACCGCGGATCACGGCAACGCCGACGACATGGGTACCGAAGAGAGTCCACACACTGCCCACACGTACAACCCCGTCCCGATGATCTACCTCGATCCCGACGGGACCGGCGGCGAATACGCCGTCCGCGAGGGCGGATCGCTCTGTGACCTCGCACCCACGCTCTTAGAGCGTATCGGGATCGACCGACCCGAGGCGATGACGGGCGAGCCGTTGTTGATCGATCGAGCGTAG
- a CDS encoding response regulator, with translation MSTITPNSPALDDVSVLVVEDDRDLAALYTQWLSDVNSVRTATDGEQSLELIDSETDVVVLDRQLPSLSGDDVLDVIRERDLSCQVLVASGVEPDFDLVSMEFDGYLRKPITRAELRDAIRRTLTMASYHATLREFSTLSRKRILLAEETTEADRAANEEYATLESRLADLAGQLDTIAGSMEGNDGGSGSDGLRDRR, from the coding sequence ATGTCCACGATAACGCCGAACTCACCGGCCCTCGACGACGTATCGGTCCTCGTAGTCGAGGACGACCGCGATCTCGCCGCACTCTATACGCAGTGGCTGTCGGATGTGAACAGCGTCCGGACGGCGACCGACGGCGAGCAGAGCTTAGAGCTGATCGACTCCGAGACGGACGTAGTCGTACTGGACAGACAGCTCCCGTCGCTCTCGGGCGACGACGTGCTCGACGTCATCCGCGAGCGAGATCTGTCCTGTCAGGTCCTCGTGGCCTCGGGCGTCGAACCGGATTTCGACCTCGTGAGCATGGAGTTCGACGGCTATCTCCGCAAACCCATCACGCGAGCGGAACTCCGGGATGCGATCCGGCGGACGCTCACGATGGCGAGCTATCACGCGACGCTGCGGGAGTTCTCGACCCTCTCGCGCAAACGGATCCTGCTGGCCGAGGAGACGACCGAGGCCGACCGGGCCGCAAACGAGGAGTACGCGACCCTCGAATCGCGACTGGCGGATCTCGCCGGGCAACTCGACACCATCGCCGGATCGATGGAGGGCAACGACGGCGGGTCGGGGTCGGACGGGCTCCGGGACCGGCGATGA